The following coding sequences are from one Saccopteryx bilineata isolate mSacBil1 chromosome 3, mSacBil1_pri_phased_curated, whole genome shotgun sequence window:
- the CDCA8 gene encoding borealin, producing MAPARKGSSRVNKTNSLRSRKLASFLKDFDREVQIRSKQMQSDRLNLLKEMDNLYNIEILRLPRALREMNWLDYFALGGNKQALEEAATADLDITEINKLTAEAIQTPLKSARTRKVIQVDEMIAEEEENKNKKHQTAKGKRCPPSRKRTQSIQGKGRRKRSSNCNTITPAMSRRELSLVKPTPGLTPRFDSRVFKTPGLRTPAARERIYNISVNGSPLADSKEIFLTVPVGGGESMRLLASDLKRVDIAQLDPEALGNIKQLSSRLAQICSSIQTHK from the exons ATGGCTCCGGCTAGGAAGGGCAGCAGTCGGGTGAACAAGACCAACTCGTTACGGAGCCGGAAGCTCGCCTCCTTTCTTAAGGACTTCGACCGGGAAG TGCAAATCCGATCCAAGCAAATGCAGTCAGACAGGCTGAACCTCCTCAAGGAGATGGATAACTTATACAACATCGAGATCCTGCGGCTGCCCAGGGCGCTGCGCGAGATGAACTGGCTGGACTACTTCG ccCTAGGAGGAAACAAGCAGGCCCTGGAAGAGGCAGCAACG GCTGACCTGGATATCACAGAAATAAATAAGTTGACAGCAGAAGCTATTCAGACACCCCTGAAATCTGCCAGAA CACGAAAGGTAATACAAGTGGATGAAATGatagcagaagaagaagaaaataaaaataaaaaacatcaaactGCCAAA GGCAAAAGGTGTCCTCCATCCAGGAAGAGAACCCAGTCCATACAAGGAAAAGGCAGAAGAAAAAG GTCAAGCAATTGTAACACCATTACCCCGGCTATGAGCCGAAGGGAGTTGTCTCTGGTGAAACCAACTCCAGGCCTGACACCTAGATTTGACTCAAG GGTCTTCAAGACCCCAGGCCTGCGCACTCCAGCAGCCAGAGAGCGGATTTACAACATCTCTGTGAACGGCAGCCCTCTTGCTGACAGCAAAGAGATTTTCCTCACAGTGCCAGTGGGAGGTGGAGAG AGCATGCGATTATTGGCCAGTGACCTGAAGAGGGTCGATATCGCACAACTGGATCCAGAGGCCTTGGGAAACATCAAACAGCTGTCC AGCCGTCTTGCCCAAATCTGCAGCAGCATACAGACTCACAAATGA